From a single Candidatus Polarisedimenticolaceae bacterium genomic region:
- a CDS encoding DALR anticodon-binding domain-containing protein, whose product YSVVRARNILAKLGERRGAEETDAAWLRAHADFNLVPEGDRASHWEVPALLGRLEAVLAQAVSALELAAVAKHAYVLAQAFNSFYHRWPVAQEEDPGVRRARAAVVRLYHDGMVHLLGLMGIEVPERM is encoded by the coding sequence AGTATTCGGTCGTCCGGGCGAGGAACATCCTCGCGAAGCTCGGCGAGCGGCGCGGCGCCGAGGAAACGGACGCGGCCTGGCTCCGGGCCCACGCCGATTTCAATCTCGTACCCGAGGGGGATCGCGCGTCGCACTGGGAGGTTCCCGCGCTGCTCGGCCGGCTCGAGGCGGTCCTGGCGCAGGCCGTCTCGGCGCTCGAATTGGCCGCGGTGGCCAAGCACGCCTATGTTCTTGCCCAGGCCTTCAACTCCTTCTACCACCGGTGGCCGGTGGCGCAGGAGGAGGATCCCGGCGTGCGCAGGGCCCGGGCGGCGGTCGTCCGGCTCTACCACGACGGGATGGTCCATCTGCTCGGCCTGATGGGCATCGAGGTCCCCGAGCGCATGTAG
- a CDS encoding diguanylate cyclase, translated as MGLRFVVVGTLDAAVRAELEAFGGGSTVIGPVDAAAAARLLLGGSADSLVSSPQWRAHSAAHPFQQMLDAEFARAVRYRHPIALLSIEVDGLAELRASQGGPAAEAYLSRLDAALRRSLREMDVLARLEDDTFGVLLPETGGTGAAHVAERLRALAARVLAKPAEGGERRGIPLKATVSVGLSESPAEGVVTGRDLHARAVAARSRAREGGGDRVVD; from the coding sequence ATGGGCCTCCGGTTCGTCGTCGTGGGAACGCTCGACGCCGCGGTGCGCGCGGAGCTGGAGGCGTTCGGCGGCGGGTCGACGGTGATCGGACCGGTCGACGCCGCGGCCGCCGCGAGGCTGCTTCTCGGCGGGTCCGCCGACTCCCTGGTCTCCTCCCCGCAGTGGCGCGCCCACTCGGCGGCGCACCCGTTCCAGCAGATGCTCGACGCCGAGTTCGCGAGAGCGGTCCGTTATCGCCACCCGATCGCCCTCCTTTCCATCGAGGTCGACGGCCTGGCGGAGCTTCGCGCCTCGCAAGGGGGTCCCGCAGCGGAGGCGTATCTGTCCCGGCTGGACGCGGCGCTGCGGCGCTCGTTGCGCGAGATGGACGTCCTCGCGCGACTCGAGGACGACACGTTCGGCGTGCTCCTCCCGGAGACCGGCGGGACCGGCGCAGCCCACGTCGCCGAGCGGCTGCGCGCGCTCGCCGCGAGGGTGCTCGCGAAGCCGGCCGAAGGGGGCGAGCGCCGCGGCATTCCCTTGAAGGCCACCGTGAGCGTCGGCCTTTCGGAGTCTCCCGCGGAGGGGGTCGTCACCGGGCGCGACCTCCACGCACGGGCGGTGGCCGCGCGCAGCCGGGCGCGCGAGGGGGGCGGCGACCGCGTCGTGGACTGA